The following proteins are encoded in a genomic region of Thermococcus henrietii:
- the yjjX gene encoding inosine/xanthosine triphosphatase, with translation MRIAVGSTNPTKVKAVENVMQRIYGDVDVVGVEVDSGVSDQPIGIEEIARGAINRAKRALEKTNADLGVGIEAGIYPFPGTLTGYLDVQVCAVVSPDGRITIGHSPGFEYPPVVIKRIIKEGVEAGVAMGELVRDPELKRKVGAIGVLSKGLLTRTELNEIAVLMAMIPRLNQELFFGRK, from the coding sequence ATGAGAATCGCGGTCGGCTCTACCAATCCGACGAAGGTTAAGGCCGTTGAGAACGTGATGCAGAGGATTTACGGCGACGTTGATGTGGTCGGCGTTGAAGTTGACAGCGGGGTTTCAGACCAGCCGATTGGAATCGAGGAGATAGCGAGGGGTGCTATAAACAGGGCGAAGAGGGCTTTGGAGAAGACCAACGCTGACCTTGGCGTCGGAATTGAGGCCGGAATCTACCCCTTCCCCGGGACGCTGACGGGCTACCTCGACGTTCAGGTCTGCGCAGTTGTTAGTCCCGACGGGAGGATAACGATAGGCCACAGCCCTGGCTTTGAGTATCCGCCTGTTGTAATCAAGAGAATCATTAAAGAGGGAGTTGAGGCAGGCGTGGCGATGGGCGAGCTCGTCAGAGACCCAGAACTCAAGAGGAAGGTCGGCGCGATAGGCGTTCTCAGCAAAGGATTGCTCACGAGAACCGAGCTCAACGAGATTGCAGTCCTGATGGCGATGATACCGAGACTGAATCAGGAGCTGTTCTTCGGGAGAAAATGA
- a CDS encoding DMT family transporter — protein MKRAELILLTITAMWGLTFPAMKVSLDYLPPILFLAYRFGIASLLMLILFRSKVLRKETLREGFLLGLTLFFGHGFQIVGLKYTTASNSAFITSLYVVFTPFIAYFLLGERVKARDVLSLAIALTGLYLISGASSSIGYGDLLTALCAVSFAFQIVLVQRFGEKDYLSLAFWQIFWNFVFSLIFALAFEPKVFPRELLPWLGLLYTAVFGTVVAFTLQVKYQKHTTAYKAALIYSMEPIFGSLSAFVLLGERFTRRALAGAFLIMAGVWNEIRKN, from the coding sequence ATGAAGAGGGCCGAACTCATACTTCTCACGATAACCGCCATGTGGGGCCTCACCTTTCCGGCGATGAAGGTCAGTCTGGACTACCTTCCGCCGATTCTCTTCTTGGCTTATCGCTTCGGTATCGCGTCGCTTCTAATGCTAATCCTCTTCCGCTCGAAGGTTCTCAGGAAGGAAACTCTGCGCGAGGGCTTCCTCCTCGGGCTTACACTATTCTTTGGCCACGGCTTCCAGATTGTCGGCCTCAAGTACACCACCGCGTCGAACTCGGCCTTCATAACGTCTCTCTACGTCGTGTTCACACCCTTCATAGCCTACTTCCTCCTCGGGGAAAGGGTAAAAGCGAGAGACGTTCTGTCGCTCGCCATCGCCCTTACCGGGCTGTACCTCATCTCAGGGGCAAGCTCGAGCATCGGCTACGGCGACCTCCTAACGGCCCTCTGCGCGGTTAGCTTTGCATTTCAGATAGTCCTCGTCCAGCGCTTCGGCGAGAAGGACTACCTCAGCCTGGCCTTCTGGCAGATTTTCTGGAACTTCGTCTTTTCCTTAATCTTCGCTCTGGCGTTCGAGCCCAAGGTTTTTCCGAGGGAGCTGCTCCCCTGGCTCGGACTGCTCTATACGGCCGTCTTCGGAACGGTTGTGGCTTTCACCCTTCAGGTCAAGTACCAGAAGCACACGACAGCATACAAGGCGGCTCTCATCTATTCGATGGAACCAATCTTCGGTTCTCTGTCGGCCTTCGTCCTCCTCGGCGAGAGGTTCACGAGGAGGGCCCTGGCGGGCGCGTTCCTCATAATGGCAGGCGTTTGGAACGAGATAAGGAAAAACTAA
- a CDS encoding glycoside hydrolase: MFMKYAHHFHAYQPGDIVYVEDGDGSGPIEYEERKSPVAIRIGDEDVRGENWTRAMLYSYERISDVLSRLRGVSVDIEPFTFLMLLKYRRNVFEDAVELLKNLDAVPTVPFHPIMPHLDEFEQRILARVSFDFYAPLIGDKSVIGYWLPEAVITRRTVQLIESLTDRKLVFLLDERQLLYDFPQAKYSCNRYSNSFVFGREWGLSDAFAFNILDVQGLVSETLSRRDDYKENLGVPYLVFTASDLESLLGNPAQLERFVAWMEGLERNGVERISAPSFVWKKLSGEFKRLKGECSFEMPVKEFSSWSDYLDLSLDGKTSDSRWLGYRRADGRVFAREINGRKISQLWKVAFTRLFGELNRTVRLGVLKGLKELNADPEEFLVRYARVFFRDYYDYFGLSTSLNYVLEPADGDMDALPLGRAYYLMLLANHSCPRFWENLDTRVAFSNVSVMAKALIELMKYFEGSELQSLFIGAYLKMLRFEDLYHVWNLSAMPSIEGWETGEEAWREALKPEVPTSGYNVVTRAALYVGKRDLWGDLRSLIEGYNLEWATADTGHIPGERHGLWENSEYCEHRG, encoded by the coding sequence ATGTTCATGAAGTACGCCCACCACTTTCACGCCTACCAGCCGGGCGACATAGTTTACGTTGAGGACGGCGACGGCTCCGGGCCGATAGAGTACGAGGAGCGGAAAAGCCCGGTCGCGATTAGAATCGGCGATGAGGACGTTAGGGGCGAGAACTGGACACGGGCGATGCTCTACTCCTATGAGCGGATTTCCGATGTTCTCTCAAGGCTCAGGGGAGTCAGCGTCGATATCGAGCCCTTCACGTTCCTCATGCTCCTTAAGTACAGGAGGAATGTCTTTGAAGATGCCGTTGAGCTTCTTAAGAACCTTGACGCCGTTCCGACGGTTCCCTTCCACCCGATAATGCCCCACCTCGACGAGTTTGAGCAGAGAATCCTTGCAAGGGTTTCCTTTGACTTCTACGCCCCTCTGATTGGCGACAAAAGCGTCATCGGCTACTGGCTTCCGGAAGCCGTGATAACGAGAAGGACCGTTCAGCTCATTGAATCCCTCACTGATAGGAAGCTCGTCTTCCTGCTCGATGAAAGACAGCTACTCTACGACTTCCCGCAGGCGAAGTATTCGTGCAACCGCTACTCCAACTCCTTCGTCTTCGGTCGTGAGTGGGGCCTGAGCGACGCCTTCGCCTTCAACATCCTTGATGTCCAAGGGCTGGTGAGCGAGACACTCTCTCGGAGGGACGACTACAAGGAGAACCTAGGCGTTCCCTACCTGGTCTTCACCGCGAGCGACCTCGAGAGCCTGCTCGGAAATCCTGCACAGCTCGAGCGCTTCGTTGCCTGGATGGAGGGCCTTGAGAGAAACGGAGTTGAACGGATTTCGGCGCCTTCCTTCGTCTGGAAGAAGCTCTCCGGCGAATTCAAGCGCCTCAAGGGCGAGTGCTCCTTCGAGATGCCCGTCAAAGAGTTCTCCAGCTGGAGCGACTACCTCGACCTGAGCCTTGACGGCAAGACGAGCGACTCGCGCTGGCTCGGTTACCGAAGGGCCGATGGAAGGGTCTTCGCGAGGGAAATAAACGGAAGAAAAATCTCCCAGCTCTGGAAGGTAGCCTTCACGCGCCTTTTCGGCGAGCTCAACAGGACGGTGAGGCTCGGCGTTTTAAAGGGTCTGAAAGAGCTTAACGCCGACCCCGAGGAGTTCCTGGTCAGGTATGCGCGGGTCTTCTTCAGGGATTACTACGACTACTTCGGCCTGAGCACGTCTCTCAACTACGTCCTCGAGCCTGCCGACGGCGATATGGACGCCCTACCGCTCGGCAGAGCATACTACCTCATGCTCCTCGCCAACCACTCCTGCCCGCGCTTCTGGGAGAACCTCGACACCCGCGTTGCCTTCTCCAACGTCTCGGTCATGGCGAAGGCTCTGATTGAGCTGATGAAGTATTTCGAGGGAAGCGAGCTTCAGTCGCTCTTTATCGGGGCGTATCTCAAGATGCTCCGCTTTGAGGACCTCTACCACGTATGGAACCTTTCCGCGATGCCGTCAATCGAGGGCTGGGAGACGGGTGAAGAGGCCTGGCGCGAGGCTTTGAAGCCCGAGGTTCCAACGAGCGGCTACAACGTCGTGACGAGAGCCGCGCTCTACGTAGGAAAACGTGACCTCTGGGGCGACCTGAGAAGCCTCATTGAAGGCTACAACCTCGAGTGGGCAACCGCGGACACCGGCCACATCCCCGGCGAAAGGCACGGCCTTTGGGAGAACTCGGAGTACTGCGAACACCGGGGGTAG